In Amycolatopsis methanolica 239, a single genomic region encodes these proteins:
- a CDS encoding VOC family protein — MGSVRQVQITFDCAEPERVARFWCEVLGYVVPPPPEGFDSWADYDRSLPPEQRGAAFACADPTGAGPRLFFQRVPEGKVVKNRVHLDVRVGTGLAGAERLATLQAERERLEALGATCVQVLEADEFNESCIVMQDIEGNEFCLD, encoded by the coding sequence ATGGGTTCGGTCAGGCAGGTCCAGATCACCTTCGACTGCGCGGAACCCGAGCGCGTCGCCCGGTTTTGGTGCGAGGTGCTCGGGTACGTCGTGCCACCGCCGCCGGAGGGGTTCGACTCGTGGGCGGACTACGACCGCTCGCTGCCGCCGGAGCAGCGGGGAGCCGCGTTCGCCTGCGCCGACCCGACGGGCGCCGGGCCGCGGCTGTTCTTCCAGCGGGTGCCGGAGGGCAAGGTCGTCAAGAACCGGGTGCACCTCGACGTCCGGGTCGGCACCGGACTCGCCGGCGCCGAGCGGCTCGCCACGCTCCAGGCCGAGCGCGAACGGCTGGAAGCCCTCGGGGCGACCTGCGTGCAGGTGCTGGAAGCCGACGAGTTCAACGAGTCCTGCATCGTCATGCAAGACATCGAGGGCAACGAATTCTGCCTGGATTAG